One window of the Methanocaldococcus sp. genome contains the following:
- a CDS encoding sn-glycerol-1-phosphate dehydrogenase translates to MITTPRFTIIEDGAINKLKDVLKKLNLKNPLVVTGKHTKKYCKFPYDIEYYDKILSQTIKKQDYIQYDCIVGVGGGRSIDTGKYLAYKLGVPFISVPTTASNDGIASPIVSIKQPSFMVEAPIAIIADTEIIKKSPKRLLSAGMGDIVSNITAVLDWKLAYKEKGERYSESSAIFSKTIAKELISYVLNSDLSEYTNKLVKALVGSGIAIAIANSSRPASGSEHLFSHALDLLKEKYNLNVNSLHGEQCGVGTIMMSYLHEKENKKLSGLSTKIKESLKKVNAPTTSKELGFDEDIIIEALTIAHKIRNRWTILRDGLNREEAKKLAEETGVI, encoded by the coding sequence ATAATTACAACGCCAAGATTTACAATTATTGAGGATGGAGCAATTAATAAACTAAAAGATGTTTTAAAAAAACTTAACTTAAAAAATCCTTTAGTTGTTACTGGAAAACATACAAAAAAATACTGTAAATTTCCCTATGACATTGAATACTACGATAAAATTTTATCACAAACAATAAAAAAACAAGATTATATTCAATATGACTGCATAGTAGGAGTTGGTGGGGGAAGATCTATAGATACTGGGAAATATTTAGCATACAAATTAGGAGTTCCCTTTATCAGTGTGCCAACAACTGCCTCAAATGATGGAATTGCCTCTCCTATAGTATCTATAAAACAACCGTCATTTATGGTAGAGGCGCCAATTGCTATTATTGCCGACACTGAAATAATAAAAAAATCTCCAAAAAGATTATTAAGTGCTGGTATGGGAGATATAGTTTCAAATATTACTGCAGTTTTAGATTGGAAATTAGCGTATAAAGAAAAGGGAGAAAGATATAGTGAAAGTTCTGCTATATTTTCAAAAACTATTGCAAAAGAATTAATTAGCTATGTTCTAAATTCTGATTTGTCTGAATATACAAATAAACTTGTAAAGGCCTTAGTTGGTAGTGGGATAGCTATTGCTATAGCCAACTCTTCTCGTCCAGCTTCTGGTAGTGAGCATCTTTTTTCACATGCTTTAGATTTGTTGAAAGAAAAATATAATTTAAATGTAAATTCATTGCATGGAGAGCAGTGTGGTGTAGGAACAATTATGATGAGTTATTTACACGAAAAAGAGAATAAAAAATTATCTGGTTTATCTACAAAAATAAAAGAATCCCTAAAGAAAGTTAATGCTCCCACTACATCTAAAGAGTTGGGCTTTGATGAAGATATTATTATTGAGGCGTTAACTATAGCTCACAAGATTAGAAATAGATGGACTATATTAAGAGATGGATTAAATAGAGAAGAGGCAAAAAAATTGGCTGAAGAAACAGGAGTTATATAA